From Glycine soja cultivar W05 chromosome 4, ASM419377v2, whole genome shotgun sequence, the proteins below share one genomic window:
- the LOC114409869 gene encoding plant intracellular Ras-group-related LRR protein 9-like has translation MDPNPGTFPLLSYIMSRLPSLTPRPAAPAPSDSDQFDIEQPPEIVGQMPHLADPELVASMGRAVAQVTQARSVLTLIGERPTHEEVDNARAKLADVEAQLSRELEEIVLQARPAEIEIQGWRAQQAERERECRERAETERRVWRSVLQLDEMHEAYEKLLKDAEKRLVKMYESKEDGGGGDADLAYGEEVNEEVVGILQEAYGKGMERIDLSGRQLKLLPEAFGRISGLLVFDLSTNQLSAIPDSIAGLQNLEELNLSSNLLESLPDSIGLLQKLKLLNVSGNKLTALPDSICQCRSLVELDVSFNNLSYLPTNIGYELPNLQKLMIHLNKIRSFPSSICELKSLHYLDAHFNELHGLPIAIGRLTNLEVLNLSSNFSDLKELPETFGDLANLRELDLSNNQIHALPDTFGRLDNLIKLNLEQNPLELPPMEIVNQGLEAIKTFMAKRWLDILLEEERKSNQEMQEPEQGGWLTRSTFWLKNVSGNVIGYIGTTVGSPMSPKSPRDAYLDQQL, from the exons ATGGATCCCAACCCCGGAACCTTCCCTCTCCTCTCCTACATCATGTCGCGCCTCCCTTCCCTCACTCCCAGACCCGCCGCCCCGGCACCCTCCGATTCCGACCAATTCGACATCGAACAGCCACCGGAGATTGTGGGCCAAATGCCGCACCTGGCGGACCCGGAGCTGGTGGCCTCTATGGGCCGGGCCGTGGCACAGGTGACGCAGGCCCGCTCGGTCCTCACCCTCATCGGGGAGCGACCCACGCACGAGGAGGTCGACAATGCCCGGGCAAAGTTGGCCGACGTCGAGGCCCAGCTCTCCCGAGAACTGGAAGAGATCGTGCTGCAGGCCCGGCCCGCGGAGATCGAGATCCAGGGGTGGCGGGCCCAGCAGGCCGAGAGGGAGAGGGAGTGCAGGGAGCGGGCCGAGACGGAGAGGCGGGTGTGGAGATCGGTGCTGCAGCTGGACGAGATGCACGAGGCTTACGAGAAGCTTCTGAAGGACGCGGAGAAGCGGTTGGTGAAGATGTACGAGTCCAAAGAAGACGGCGGCGGCGGCGATGCCGACCTGGCTTATGGCGAGGAAGTCAACGAAGAGGTTGTGGGGATTCTGCAGGAGGCTTACGGCAAAGGAATGGAAAGAATTGATCTTTCTGGACGCCAGTTGAAGCTCTTGCCTGAGGCTTTTGGTCGCATTTCTGGCTTGCTCGTTTTTGATCTTTCAACCAATCAACTCTCG GCAATTCCTGATTCAATAGCTGGATTGCAAAACCTTGAGGAGCTTAATCTGTCTTCAAATCTTTTGGAATCATTGCCAGATTCAATTGGGTTGTTACAAAAGTTGAAATTGCTCAATGTCTCTGGAAACAAGCTGACTGCGCTTCCTGATTCCATCTGTCAGTGCAG GTCATTGGTGGAGTTGGATGTAAGCTTTAACAATCTCTCATATTTGCCAACAAACATTGGATATGAATTACCGAACTTGCAGAAACTCATGATTCATTTGAACAAGATTCGATCTTTTCCCTCATCTATCTGTGAGTTGAAGTCCTTGCACTATTTGGATGCTCACTTTAATGAGCTACATGGGCTTCCAATTGCAATTGGGAGACTGACTAATCTTGAAGTTCTCAACCTGAGCAGCAACTTCAGTGACCTCAAAGAACTTCCTGAGACATTTGGTGATTTGGCTAACCTCAGGGAATTGGATCTCAGCAATAATCAGATTCATGCTCTTCCAGACACATTTGGTCGCCTTGATAATTTAATCAAGCTCAACTTGGAGCAAAATCCTCTTGAATTGCCACCAATGGAGATTGTAAATCAAGGGCTTGAAGCCATAAAGACTTTTATGGCCAAGAGGTGGCTTGATATATTGTTGGAGGAAGAAAGGAAAAGCAACCAAGAAATGCAAGAACCAGAACAGGGTGGTTGGTTAACACGAAGCACCTTCTGGTTGAAGAATGTTTCTGGAAATGTAATCGGGTATATTGGAACTACCGTTGGATCTCCCATGTCACCCAAATCTCCCAGAGATGCATATCTTGATCAGCAGCTATGA